One region of Wyeomyia smithii strain HCP4-BCI-WySm-NY-G18 chromosome 3, ASM2978416v1, whole genome shotgun sequence genomic DNA includes:
- the LOC129728313 gene encoding protein G12-like, whose translation MKSILFLTALVALVSATVVPAPRGLKEDFEDFLALAPVDELTKLALDHYLHDKEVQDVFAYLQGKEFSTVWDQFFALNEVKDLLNYLEDAGLPVYDALNYVADFLGLHHVKPMHIFRSVKTGGLNGFLEEAHALLPTDKLEALFEEKLQTSPEFKALFEKLQHTDFHALVDFYNNSKEVQSLFQKLREHGVDVDKFVELVAAFFGWGRFL comes from the exons ATGAAATCAATCCTATTCCTCACCGCTTTGGTGGCACTTGTCAGTGCTACCGTGGTTCCGGCTCCCCGTGGCCTCAAAGAAGACTTTGAAGACTTTCTTGCCCTGGCTCCGGTCGACGAGCTGACAAAGTTGGCACTGGATCACTACTTGCACGATAAGGAAGTTCAGGATGTTTTCGCTTACCTGCAGGGTAAAGAATTTTCAACCGTTTGGGATCAGTTTTTCGCACTCAACGAAGTTAAGGATCTACTAAACTACCTGGAGGATGCCGGACTGCCAGTCTATGACGCGCTGAATTATGTCGCCGACTTTTTGGGATTGCACCACGTTAAGCCGATGCATATTTTCAGAAGtg tgaaaactgGCGGACTCAACGGATTCCTCGAAGAAGCGCATGCTTTGCTGCCCACGGACAAATTAGAGGCATTGTTCGAGGAAAAGCTACAGACCAGCCCAGAGTTCAAAGCTTTGTTCGAAAAACTGCAGCATACTGATTTCCATGCGCTGGTGGACTTCTACAAT AACTCTAAGGAAGTTCAATCTCTGTTCCAAAAGCTCCGCGAGCACGGCGTTGACGTTGACAAGTTTGTTGAGCTTGTAGCCGCATTTTTCGGATGGGGAAGATTTTTGTGA
- the LOC129730056 gene encoding protein G12-like: MDLLNYLEDAGLPVYDALNYVADFLGLHHVKPMHIFTSVKTDGLNGFLEEAHALLPMAKLEALFEEKLQTSPEFKALFEKLQHTDVQEFVDFYNNSKDVQSLFQKLRNYGVDVDKFFELVAGFFGWGRH; this comes from the exons ATGGATCTGCTGAACTACCTGGAAGACGCTGGACTACCAGTCTATGACGCACTGAATTATGTCGCAGATTTTTTGGGACTACACCACGTTAAGCCGATGCATATCTTCACAAGTG tgaaaacagatggacTCAATGGATTCCTCGAAGAGGCGCATGCTCTCCTACCCATGGCTAAATTAGAGGCATTGTTCGAGGAAAAGCTTCAGACCAGTCCGGAGTTCAAAGCTTTGTTCGAAAAACTGCAACATACTGATGTCCAAGAGTTTGTGGACTTCTACAAT AACTCTAAGGATGTTCAATCCCTGTTCCAAAAGCTCCGCAACTATGGCGTTGACGTTGACAAATTCTTTGAGCTCGTAGCCGGATTCTTCGGATGGGGAAGACACTAA